The following proteins come from a genomic window of Dermacentor albipictus isolate Rhodes 1998 colony chromosome 8, USDA_Dalb.pri_finalv2, whole genome shotgun sequence:
- the EMC8-9 gene encoding ER membrane protein complex subunit 8 — protein MSRISFLAFETFNIYMHGGRTIANDVQRLFILLRPPDELARKRRRSTSCFRPNRSHFRFPRGHRRERNMAGGSADVQFGVRAFSKMIMHCLKYPQSSVNGVLLADERRRAGDQPSSQLHITDSVPLFHQCLGLTPMLEVALVQIDQHCKNAGLVIAGYYQANEHLRDSAPDQIALRVADKVAENFADACLVMIDNQLVSLDCDKAPVVVYGSQDGRWREKPFALAEKTLGVTASLLRAKVYRALADFDNHLDDIRRDWCNHEINEEIARCL, from the coding sequence ATGTCTCGCATAAGCTTTCTTGCTTTTGAGACTTTCAACATTTATATGCACGGCGGCAGGACGATCGCAAACGACGTCCAGCGCCTATTTATTTTATTGCGGCCGCCTGACGAACTAGCCCGCAAACGCCGGCGATCGACTTCCTGCTTTCGGCCCAATCGAAGTCACTTCCGTTTTCCTCGAGGCCACCGACGCGAGAGAAACATGGCCGGCGGCAGCGCGGACGTGCAATTCGGCGTCCGCGCCTTCAGCAAGATGATCATGCATTGCCTCAAGTACCCGCAGAGCTCCGTCAACGGCGTGCTGCTTGCCGACGAACGCCGTCGCGCGGGCGACCAGCCATCGTCGCAGCTCCACATCACAGACAGCGTGCCCCTGTTCCACCAGTGCCTAGGACTGACGCCGATGCTTGAAGTGGCGCTCGTACAAATCGACCAGCACTGCAAGAACGCGGGCCTGGTGATCGCCGGCTACTACCAGGCCAACGAGCACCTCAGGGACTCGGCGCCCGACCAGATCGCGCTGCGCGTCGCCGACAAGGTGGCCGAGAACTTCGCGGACGCCTGCCTGGTCATGATCGACAACCAGTTGGTGTCGCTGGACTGCGACAAGGCGCCCGTCGTGGTGTACGGCAGTCAGGACGGTCGCTGGCGCGAGAAACCGTTCGCGCTGGCCGAAAAGACGCTGGGCGTGACGGCGTCTCTGCTTCGGGCCAAGGTGTACCGCGCGCTCGCCGACTTCGATAACCACCTGGACGACATCCGACGGGACTGGTGCAATCACGAGATTAACGAGGAGATCGCCAGGTGTCTCTAG